A part of Blastopirellula retiformator genomic DNA contains:
- a CDS encoding ABC transporter ATP-binding protein — protein sequence MASTSNTHEPLLRVEDLRVEFNTDDGLVTAVRGVDWELNAGETLGVVGESGSGKSVTSLALMGLIPQPPGKIVSGRALYRGQDLLKMSHNELSHIRGNRIAMIFQDPMTALNPFLTVEDQLTEVTRRHLGLSAKEATFHAIEMLEKVGIPSASKRVFEYPHQFSGGMRQRVMIAMALSCKPDILIADEPTTALDVTIQAQILELMKELQLLEGTAILMITHDLGVIANIAHRVQVMYAGRVVEKATVDELFQNPRHPYTLGLLESAPRVDQLEAELRPIPGQPPDLSKLPAGCSFRPRCPFSIDKCSQVDPPLVDANDGSYACLVNIDEAPRHDATSQVSEDQS from the coding sequence ATGGCGTCAACAAGCAACACGCACGAACCGCTCCTTCGCGTCGAAGACCTACGCGTCGAGTTCAACACCGACGACGGCCTAGTCACGGCCGTGCGGGGCGTCGACTGGGAACTGAACGCCGGCGAAACGCTGGGCGTCGTCGGCGAATCAGGCTCTGGCAAGTCGGTCACCTCGCTGGCGCTGATGGGGCTGATTCCGCAACCGCCAGGCAAGATCGTCTCGGGGCGGGCCCTCTATCGCGGACAAGACCTGCTGAAGATGTCGCATAACGAGCTGTCGCACATTCGCGGCAACCGAATTGCGATGATCTTTCAAGATCCGATGACCGCGCTCAACCCGTTCCTGACCGTCGAAGATCAGCTGACCGAGGTGACGCGGCGGCACTTGGGCCTCTCGGCCAAAGAGGCGACCTTCCACGCGATTGAAATGCTCGAGAAAGTCGGCATCCCGTCGGCCAGCAAGCGGGTCTTTGAGTATCCGCATCAATTCTCTGGCGGCATGCGGCAACGCGTGATGATCGCGATGGCTCTGTCGTGCAAACCCGACATTTTGATCGCCGACGAACCGACCACCGCGCTCGACGTCACCATCCAGGCTCAGATTCTGGAGCTCATGAAAGAGCTGCAGCTGCTGGAAGGAACCGCGATCCTGATGATCACGCACGACTTGGGCGTGATCGCCAACATCGCTCATCGCGTGCAAGTGATGTACGCCGGCCGCGTCGTCGAAAAAGCGACCGTCGACGAACTCTTCCAGAACCCCCGGCATCCCTACACGCTCGGCCTGCTCGAATCGGCCCCACGCGTCGATCAACTGGAAGCTGAACTGCGGCCGATCCCGGGCCAGCCGCCCGACCTTTCCAAGCTGCCGGCCGGATGTTCGTTCCGTCCGCGTTGCCCGTTCAGTATCGACAAGTGCAGCCAGGTCGACCCGCCGCTGGTCGACGCCAACGACGGCAGCTACGCCTGCCTGGTCAACATTGATGAAGCGCCGCGCCATGATGCGACGTCGCAGGTTAGCGAGGATCAATCGTGA
- a CDS encoding ABC transporter ATP-binding protein — translation MKVHFPFRRGGLFTGETGFVRAVDGVSFSLREGETLGLVGESGCGKSTTAKAILNLTPPTEGAVYINGRRVDGLTGAAMRPYRRDVQMIFQDPFASLNPRMTVGSIIGEPIKIYNLARGVDRKLEVMRLMELVGLNPRYINRYPHEFSGGQRQRIGIARALAVRPRLILCDEPVSALDVSIQAQVVNLLMDLQQKLGLSYLFIAHDLSVVRHISTRVGVMYLGRIVEMAPAEALYESPQHPYTQALLSAIPVPDPALERTRQRVVLQGEVPSPDKEYPGCPFADRCPIVDEVICRSQPPKLEGGAHKAACFKVDASSL, via the coding sequence ATGAAGGTCCACTTCCCGTTTCGACGGGGAGGCTTGTTCACCGGCGAAACCGGCTTTGTCCGCGCCGTGGACGGCGTCAGCTTTTCGCTGCGGGAAGGGGAAACGCTCGGCTTGGTTGGCGAATCGGGCTGCGGCAAATCGACCACCGCCAAAGCGATTCTCAACCTCACTCCGCCGACCGAAGGCGCGGTCTACATCAACGGCCGTCGCGTGGACGGGCTGACGGGCGCCGCGATGCGTCCCTATCGCCGCGACGTGCAGATGATCTTCCAAGACCCGTTTGCGTCGCTCAATCCGCGCATGACGGTCGGCTCGATCATTGGCGAACCGATCAAAATCTACAATCTGGCTCGCGGGGTCGATCGCAAGTTGGAAGTGATGCGGCTGATGGAACTAGTCGGGCTCAACCCCCGCTACATCAACCGCTATCCGCACGAGTTTTCCGGCGGTCAGCGACAGCGGATCGGCATTGCCCGCGCTTTGGCGGTTCGCCCTCGCCTGATCCTGTGCGACGAGCCGGTCTCGGCCCTCGACGTTTCAATTCAGGCCCAGGTCGTCAACCTGCTGATGGACCTGCAGCAGAAGCTGGGACTGTCGTACTTGTTCATCGCGCATGACTTGTCGGTGGTTCGACATATCTCGACCCGCGTTGGCGTGATGTACCTCGGCCGCATTGTCGAGATGGCGCCGGCCGAAGCGCTGTACGAATCGCCGCAGCACCCCTACACGCAGGCGTTACTGTCAGCAATTCCGGTCCCCGATCCGGCGCTGGAGCGAACGCGTCAGCGCGTCGTGCTGCAGGGAGAAGTTCCTTCGCCTGATAAAGAATATCCGGGCTGCCCGTTTGCCGATCGCTGCCCGATCGTCGACGAGGTTATCTGCCGCAGCCAACCGCCGAAGCTAGAAGGTGGCGCGCACAAGGCGGCCTGCTTTAAGGTTGACGCGAGCTCGCTCTAG